From a region of the Paenibacillus lutimineralis genome:
- a CDS encoding S8 family peptidase encodes MKWFRWALVGITGIAAATVIGLYPFNEKAPQQAVEQANPVPGPKEEQRLKQMMLHRDMTATERLIRMDTKGHLRALSEASRKVHTDKLKSRVTELQKGHQQFKSILWYDSASGRTKEVRAAHYKPNSEEQKQISSYISFAKKSLQKGKAYESPAFPQKDPKFYVTAEPAKQGGNGVIAIMDLGILGKVKEHQHKNLRLIPYPKEGKYKVESVETDTLRDITVKTGHDNEKASHYYENEIVVTFNRGLSTEDRKKIMNDLHCKPPQKIVNTYIFRSDKLTMNELKDYFLKNWHPDYVEPHYLYMTNETSLDDTPLIPNDMLFSEYQWNLPIIDTTRGWKLSKGTNDVIVGIVDTGVDLQHPDLKGRLLKGYNVDAPDEDPIDDVGHGTHVAGIIAANTNNSEGIAGMMWNGKILPVKALDKSGAGTTYSVAQGIIWATDHGAKVINMSLGNYADAKFLHEAVKYAFDHDVVLIAATGNDNTERPGYPAAYPEVLSVSATDYNLKKASFSNYGDYVDVVAPGESIASTYPDNQYAALSGTSMACPHVTALAALIRSINPDLKNTEVMDIIRKNVIDLGTSGHDKYYGYGQIDVYAALEAAGGGEASLQFWPQAIERKMDRVIERLK; translated from the coding sequence ATGAAATGGTTCAGATGGGCACTAGTCGGTATTACGGGAATCGCCGCCGCTACCGTGATCGGCCTATATCCCTTCAATGAGAAGGCTCCACAACAAGCAGTAGAACAAGCGAACCCGGTGCCTGGACCGAAGGAGGAGCAGCGCTTGAAGCAAATGATGCTGCACCGGGATATGACTGCAACGGAGCGACTTATCAGAATGGATACAAAAGGGCATCTCCGAGCGCTATCCGAGGCTTCGCGCAAAGTTCATACCGATAAGCTGAAATCCCGTGTAACCGAACTACAAAAGGGGCACCAACAGTTCAAATCTATCCTTTGGTATGATAGCGCGAGCGGTAGAACGAAGGAAGTCCGCGCCGCGCACTACAAACCGAATAGCGAGGAACAAAAACAAATATCAAGTTATATCAGCTTCGCCAAGAAATCGCTGCAGAAAGGCAAGGCCTACGAGTCCCCGGCTTTCCCTCAGAAAGATCCGAAGTTCTATGTTACGGCAGAACCAGCAAAACAGGGCGGTAATGGAGTTATCGCTATAATGGACCTAGGTATCCTTGGCAAGGTGAAGGAGCATCAGCATAAGAATCTCCGCCTGATTCCTTATCCAAAGGAGGGGAAATACAAGGTTGAATCCGTTGAGACCGACACCCTGCGGGACATCACGGTTAAAACGGGGCATGATAACGAAAAGGCGAGCCATTATTATGAAAATGAGATCGTCGTTACGTTTAATCGTGGGCTAAGTACAGAGGACAGGAAGAAAATTATGAATGATCTACATTGCAAGCCGCCTCAAAAAATAGTGAACACGTACATTTTCCGTTCCGATAAGTTAACGATGAATGAACTGAAAGACTACTTCCTTAAAAATTGGCATCCTGATTATGTGGAACCCCATTATCTCTACATGACCAACGAGACTAGTCTGGACGATACACCGCTGATCCCTAATGACATGTTATTCTCGGAATATCAATGGAATCTGCCGATTATTGATACTACACGCGGCTGGAAGCTTAGCAAAGGAACCAATGATGTTATCGTTGGTATTGTAGATACGGGAGTTGATCTGCAGCATCCCGATTTAAAGGGACGGTTGTTGAAAGGCTATAATGTTGACGCTCCCGACGAGGATCCGATTGACGATGTTGGGCATGGCACCCATGTCGCCGGAATCATCGCCGCTAATACCAACAACAGCGAAGGCATTGCCGGCATGATGTGGAATGGCAAAATTCTTCCGGTAAAAGCGTTGGACAAATCCGGTGCAGGTACGACCTATTCTGTCGCACAGGGGATTATCTGGGCTACCGATCATGGCGCTAAGGTAATCAATATGAGTCTTGGCAATTACGCTGATGCGAAATTTCTGCACGAAGCAGTAAAATACGCTTTCGATCATGATGTGGTTCTTATCGCGGCAACAGGCAATGATAATACAGAACGGCCCGGGTATCCGGCCGCTTATCCAGAAGTTCTGTCCGTGTCAGCGACCGATTACAATTTGAAGAAAGCCTCCTTCTCAAATTATGGCGACTACGTAGATGTGGTGGCTCCTGGCGAGAGTATTGCCAGTACCTATCCTGATAACCAGTATGCAGCCTTATCCGGCACATCGATGGCATGTCCGCATGTGACTGCACTGGCTGCATTGATCCGCTCAATTAATCCAGATCTTAAGAATACAGAAGTGATGGATATCATCCGCAAAAATGTAATTGATCTGGGCACATCAGGCCACGATAAATACTACGGTTACGGACAAATCGATGTCTATGCTGCGCTTGAAGCCGCTGGAGGCGGTGAAGCATCACTGCAATTCTGGCCGCAAGCTATTGAGCGCAAAATGGACAGAGTTATCGAAAGATTGAAATAG
- a CDS encoding lytic transglycosylase domain-containing protein, with translation MEQLISLQMKNSIDLQGNKAADTSGDIDGSLFDILLQEMMMADGSITADDYEDQISNIEAQLNNYLNSINGQVTESSDSYNIGSITANTPVSSGQHISSSRHEIAADIQQLITEAAGRYGVAPSLIQAVIETESSFNPKVVSSAGAKGLMQLMDGTARGLGVTDSFDPAQNIDGGTRYLANLIRRFGGNESTALAAYNAGPGRVQRAGISNDQELMDKLHLLPRETQNYVFKVMNARSKYV, from the coding sequence ATGGAACAGCTAATTTCGCTCCAGATGAAGAACAGTATTGATCTACAAGGGAACAAGGCAGCAGATACTTCTGGTGATATAGATGGTTCTTTGTTTGATATTTTGCTGCAGGAGATGATGATGGCTGATGGCAGCATCACGGCGGATGACTATGAAGATCAAATTTCGAATATCGAAGCCCAGTTGAATAATTATCTGAACAGTATAAATGGGCAAGTCACTGAAAGCTCGGATAGCTATAATATAGGTTCTATAACTGCGAATACCCCGGTGTCTTCCGGACAACATATCTCTTCTTCCAGACACGAGATCGCTGCGGATATCCAACAATTAATTACAGAAGCCGCCGGGCGCTATGGCGTAGCTCCGAGCTTGATTCAAGCTGTAATTGAGACGGAATCCTCCTTCAATCCGAAGGTTGTATCGTCTGCGGGAGCGAAGGGCCTGATGCAATTAATGGATGGAACAGCGCGTGGCCTTGGCGTTACGGATTCATTCGATCCTGCCCAGAATATCGATGGCGGAACGCGTTATCTGGCTAATCTGATCCGACGTTTTGGAGGTAATGAGAGCACCGCGCTTGCTGCTTATAATGCGGGTCCAGGCCGCGTGCAGAGAGCCGGCATAAGCAATGATCAGGAGCTGATGGACAAGCTTCATTTATTGCCGCGAGAGACGCAGAATTATGTATTTAAAGTAATGAACGCCCGCAGCAAATATGTATAG
- a CDS encoding DUF1540 domain-containing protein — MTSGSKPIVKCSVANCVHWGEKNICQADSIMIDIDQNATRQYHAEFAGESFDSENQTTAATSSATCCHTFKPKST, encoded by the coding sequence ATGACAAGCGGGAGTAAACCCATCGTAAAATGCAGTGTGGCCAATTGTGTTCATTGGGGAGAAAAAAATATTTGTCAGGCGGACAGCATTATGATCGATATCGACCAGAATGCGACTCGTCAGTATCATGCGGAATTCGCTGGCGAATCCTTCGATTCCGAGAATCAGACGACAGCTGCAACATCATCTGCTACTTGCTGTCATACCTTTAAGCCCAAGTCAACTTAA
- the rpoD gene encoding RNA polymerase sigma factor RpoD, whose product MANDQHTELETDLTLDQVKERLIEQGKKKSSLTYKEIMEKLSPFDQDPEQMDEFFEHLGDLGIDVNGDSDEELTSRSGDEDRENNDDFNYDDDLSLPPGIKINDPVRMYLKEIGRVPLLTAEDEMELAKRIENGDEEAKRRLAEANLRLVVSIAKRYVGRGMLFLDLIQEGNMGLIKAVEKFDHKKGFKFSTYATWWIRQAITRAIADQARTIRIPVHMVETINKLIRVSRQLLQELGREPAPEEIAAEMDLSVEKVREIMKIAQEPVSLETPIGEEDDSHLGDFIEDQEALAPADAAAYELLKEQLEDVLDTLTEREENVLRLRFGLDDGRTRTLEEVGKVFGVTRERIRQIEAKALRKLRHPSRSKRLKDFLE is encoded by the coding sequence ATGGCGAATGATCAACATACTGAACTAGAAACGGATTTGACATTAGATCAAGTGAAAGAGCGCTTGATTGAACAAGGGAAGAAGAAATCTTCTCTGACCTACAAGGAAATTATGGAGAAGCTGTCTCCCTTCGATCAGGATCCTGAGCAAATGGATGAATTCTTTGAGCATCTTGGAGATCTTGGGATAGATGTGAACGGGGATAGTGATGAAGAGCTAACTAGTCGTAGTGGCGACGAGGATCGCGAGAATAATGACGACTTCAATTATGATGATGATCTATCGCTCCCGCCAGGCATCAAGATTAATGACCCGGTGCGGATGTATTTGAAAGAGATCGGACGCGTCCCTCTGTTAACTGCTGAAGATGAGATGGAGCTTGCGAAGCGAATCGAGAATGGCGATGAGGAAGCGAAGCGCCGTCTGGCCGAGGCGAATCTGCGTCTCGTTGTCAGCATTGCCAAGCGTTATGTAGGACGCGGCATGCTGTTCCTTGATCTGATTCAGGAAGGGAACATGGGCTTGATCAAGGCAGTCGAGAAGTTCGATCACAAGAAGGGCTTCAAATTCAGTACTTATGCGACATGGTGGATTCGTCAGGCTATTACCCGTGCGATCGCCGACCAAGCAAGAACGATTCGGATCCCTGTTCATATGGTTGAGACGATTAATAAGCTGATCAGAGTATCCCGGCAGCTATTGCAGGAGCTCGGCCGTGAGCCCGCTCCGGAAGAAATTGCTGCAGAGATGGATCTGAGCGTGGAGAAGGTCCGCGAGATCATGAAGATCGCACAGGAGCCTGTATCCCTGGAAACGCCAATCGGTGAGGAAGATGATTCTCATCTGGGCGATTTCATTGAAGATCAGGAGGCGTTGGCGCCAGCGGACGCCGCAGCTTACGAGCTTCTCAAAGAACAGCTGGAGGATGTCCTTGACACTCTTACCGAGAGGGAAGAGAATGTGCTTCGCCTACGCTTTGGTCTCGACGATGGCCGGACCAGAACCTTGGAGGAAGTCGGCAAGGTATTCGGCGTAACTAGGGAGAGAATTCGCCAGATTGAAGCGAAGGCGCTCCGTAAGCTTCGCCATCCAAGCCGCAGCAAACGGCTCAAGGATTTCCTGGAATAG
- a CDS encoding TerC family protein gives MEWISASFFLSLINIVFIDLILAGDNAIVIGMAARRLPHNVQKKAIIYGTGGALVLRIIATLLVVWLLRVPWLLAIGGVLLLFIAYKVLTDDGSHDSIEAKDSLWAAVRTIIIADAAMGLDNVIAVAGAAGQHMILVVIGLLISVPIVVWGSTLFIKLLDRFPWIVYLGAGVLAYTAAKMITEEPHFLPFFEDKPILRYLLIAIAVIVILYTGYRKKSAASKNRRQTPREQM, from the coding sequence GTGGAATGGATAAGCGCATCATTTTTTCTCTCGCTAATCAACATCGTCTTCATCGATTTGATCCTTGCCGGTGATAATGCGATTGTCATTGGCATGGCAGCCAGAAGGCTGCCTCATAACGTGCAGAAAAAGGCAATCATCTACGGTACCGGCGGTGCCTTAGTACTACGCATTATCGCGACGCTGCTTGTCGTATGGTTACTGAGGGTCCCTTGGCTGCTGGCAATCGGAGGAGTTCTCCTGCTCTTTATCGCCTATAAGGTACTGACAGATGACGGCTCTCATGACTCTATTGAGGCGAAGGATTCATTGTGGGCGGCAGTACGTACCATTATTATTGCCGATGCAGCAATGGGCCTGGACAACGTTATCGCCGTAGCAGGCGCAGCCGGCCAGCATATGATCCTCGTCGTCATCGGATTACTGATTAGCGTTCCGATCGTTGTCTGGGGTAGTACGCTCTTTATCAAGCTGTTAGACCGTTTTCCTTGGATCGTATATCTCGGAGCGGGTGTTCTCGCTTATACCGCTGCCAAGATGATCACAGAAGAGCCTCATTTTCTGCCCTTCTTCGAGGACAAGCCCATCTTACGTTACCTACTGATCGCCATCGCAGTCATCGTCATCCTGTACACGGGCTATCGTAAGAAATCCGCAGCGTCCAAGAATAGAAGGCAAACACCGAGAGAACAAATGTAA
- a CDS encoding tRNA (adenine(22)-N(1))-methyltransferase: MKLSARLQVIADELSLGCRMADIGSDHALLPVYAVKNGKASYAVAGEVNDGPYEAARRQVAEAGEHSRISVRKGDGLAVIRPGEVDTITIAGMGGALIVSILASGIDKLTGVKRLVLQPNVGEEFVRNWLIENGWYLEKEQILEEDGKIYEVLTAISDPGAEALNKQLYQDKTMDGSIVINKPLLLRIGPRFIMNPSPILLKKWQGEIAKLEKICRQVALSDQEASRERENEFRQEIEQLKEVLACWQKDRP; the protein is encoded by the coding sequence ATGAAACTATCAGCAAGATTACAGGTCATTGCAGATGAGCTTTCTCTCGGATGCAGAATGGCCGATATTGGATCAGATCATGCACTGTTACCGGTCTATGCAGTTAAGAATGGCAAGGCTTCCTATGCTGTAGCTGGGGAAGTGAATGACGGTCCCTATGAGGCCGCTCGGAGACAGGTTGCCGAGGCTGGGGAACATAGTCGAATCTCTGTCCGTAAAGGCGACGGTTTGGCTGTCATCCGCCCTGGGGAGGTCGATACAATTACTATTGCCGGAATGGGCGGGGCATTAATCGTATCCATACTTGCAAGTGGAATTGATAAGCTGACGGGTGTGAAGCGGCTTGTGCTTCAGCCGAATGTCGGTGAGGAATTTGTTCGCAATTGGCTGATTGAGAACGGCTGGTATTTAGAGAAGGAGCAGATACTGGAGGAAGACGGGAAGATTTATGAAGTGCTGACGGCTATATCTGATCCAGGGGCTGAAGCTTTGAACAAACAATTGTACCAAGATAAGACTATGGATGGCAGTATTGTCATTAACAAGCCATTGTTGTTGAGAATCGGACCTAGATTCATTATGAATCCTTCACCGATATTGTTGAAGAAATGGCAGGGAGAAATAGCGAAGCTGGAGAAGATTTGCCGTCAGGTCGCTTTATCCGATCAGGAGGCTTCGCGTGAGCGAGAAAACGAATTTAGACAGGAGATAGAACAGCTTAAGGAGGTTTTGGCATGCTGGCAAAAGGACAGACCGTAA
- a CDS encoding cysteine desulfurase family protein has product MKYMDYAATTPPHPEVARTIAEVMSLHYGNPSSLHILGEQSEQLLKKAREVCAGVLQVKPSEIIITSGASESNNAAIKGAALQFMNRGKHLITTAIEHPSVYECCKQLESLGWNVTYLSVNHEGTVTPEQVCAAVQDDTVLVSVMHVNNETGSINPVQEIGKQLKVQHPRVLFHVDGVQGFGKLPLSLQASGIDMYSLSAHKFRGPKGIGLLYVREGIKLQPLLAGGSQEGGRRAGTENIPYIVGMAKALRLAKEEQAQVAERLRHLRKVLIDGIAAIPKLVLNSPPDGAPHIIHFSCPGMKAEAMLHMLEEDGFLVSTRSACSSKKSEPSRILLAMGKSVEEASSGIRVSLGEEHTEQDIQQFLAALQSAVTRQEDLKGRG; this is encoded by the coding sequence ATGAAATATATGGATTACGCAGCAACGACTCCGCCGCATCCCGAGGTTGCTCGTACGATTGCTGAGGTCATGAGCCTGCATTATGGGAATCCCTCATCGCTGCATATTTTGGGGGAGCAGAGCGAACAATTGCTTAAAAAGGCCCGTGAGGTTTGTGCCGGAGTTCTTCAGGTGAAGCCGTCTGAAATTATCATTACATCGGGTGCTTCAGAGAGTAATAATGCAGCCATAAAAGGTGCCGCCCTGCAATTTATGAATCGGGGCAAGCATCTTATAACAACGGCCATTGAGCATCCTTCTGTATATGAATGCTGTAAGCAGCTCGAAAGCCTTGGTTGGAATGTAACCTATCTGTCGGTTAATCATGAAGGGACTGTAACTCCGGAGCAGGTGTGCGCTGCTGTTCAGGACGATACGGTGCTCGTCTCGGTAATGCATGTGAATAACGAGACGGGGAGTATTAATCCGGTTCAGGAGATCGGCAAGCAGCTTAAGGTGCAGCATCCGCGTGTTTTATTCCATGTGGATGGCGTACAAGGATTTGGAAAACTGCCTTTGTCGCTTCAAGCTTCAGGTATTGATATGTACAGTTTGTCTGCGCATAAGTTTAGAGGCCCGAAAGGAATCGGCTTGCTCTACGTCCGCGAAGGAATTAAGCTCCAGCCTTTGCTTGCTGGGGGGAGCCAGGAGGGGGGAAGAAGGGCCGGTACAGAGAATATTCCATATATCGTGGGGATGGCTAAGGCTCTTAGATTGGCAAAAGAGGAACAAGCCCAAGTTGCAGAGCGTTTGCGGCATCTAAGAAAAGTTCTAATAGATGGAATTGCGGCTATACCGAAGCTGGTGCTAAATTCACCGCCTGATGGAGCACCTCATATCATTCATTTCTCTTGTCCTGGAATGAAGGCAGAAGCCATGCTTCATATGCTGGAGGAAGATGGATTTCTCGTATCGACCCGTTCGGCCTGCTCCTCGAAGAAGAGTGAGCCAAGCCGTATCCTTCTAGCTATGGGCAAAAGTGTTGAAGAGGCGTCCTCAGGCATTCGTGTAAGTCTAGGTGAGGAGCATACAGAACAGGATATACAACAATTTCTGGCTGCGCTTCAAAGCGCGGTAACACGTCAGGAAGATTTGAAGGGGAGAGGCTAA
- the thiI gene encoding tRNA uracil 4-sulfurtransferase ThiI yields MDYEMLLLRFGEITVKGKNRSRFEKAALSHVKSLLRAFPGTEAIHEYGRIYVRLNGQAADPVISSLKNIFGLTSISPVKVSPSKLEDIVEIAVDFVKSIPADKYKTFKVHGRRVFKGFPHSSQEMNHLVGGPVLSACPHLKVDVHHPDLELRVEVRERVTYLFCEVIPAAGGFPLGTNGKAMMLLSGGIDSPVAGYSAMRRGLEIECVHFHSYPYTSKKAEEKVLELAQVLSGFSGRIKVHLVPFTDIQTSLAKTGQDNLIITLMRRSMLRIATKLAEKNGGLALVTGDSLGQVASQTLASMNVIGKVTDLPLLRPLVMMDKEDIISMAKRIGTYDISILPYEDCCTLFVPKSPATNPNLRIVEHVEKELADLDHMIEAAVENTESVIVKPHVIIRKNQKDEPEVVQEQWF; encoded by the coding sequence TTGGATTATGAAATGCTATTGCTCCGGTTTGGAGAGATTACGGTCAAAGGGAAGAACCGCTCAAGATTTGAGAAGGCGGCGCTGTCTCATGTTAAATCATTACTTCGCGCTTTTCCGGGAACGGAAGCGATTCATGAATATGGAAGGATCTATGTAAGATTGAATGGCCAAGCTGCTGATCCAGTAATTTCCTCGTTAAAAAATATTTTTGGCCTAACCTCGATTAGCCCGGTGAAGGTTTCACCTTCCAAGCTTGAAGATATTGTTGAGATCGCCGTTGATTTTGTAAAATCAATTCCAGCGGACAAGTATAAAACATTTAAGGTGCATGGACGCCGCGTCTTTAAGGGCTTCCCACATTCTTCCCAAGAGATGAATCATTTGGTGGGTGGTCCCGTACTTAGCGCGTGTCCACATTTGAAGGTAGATGTTCATCACCCGGATTTGGAATTGAGAGTAGAAGTCCGTGAGCGTGTAACTTACCTGTTCTGTGAAGTAATTCCTGCAGCCGGTGGCTTCCCGCTTGGAACGAATGGGAAGGCAATGATGCTGCTCTCCGGCGGAATCGATAGCCCGGTTGCTGGTTATTCGGCTATGCGCCGTGGTTTGGAGATCGAATGTGTGCATTTCCACAGTTATCCTTATACGAGCAAGAAGGCGGAGGAGAAGGTGCTTGAATTAGCCCAGGTGCTGTCCGGCTTTTCCGGAAGAATCAAGGTTCACCTCGTTCCGTTCACAGATATTCAGACCTCCTTGGCGAAGACAGGACAGGACAACCTGATTATCACGCTGATGAGAAGATCTATGCTGCGCATTGCTACAAAGCTTGCGGAGAAGAACGGGGGACTGGCTCTAGTTACGGGTGACAGTCTCGGCCAAGTGGCAAGCCAGACTTTGGCTAGTATGAATGTGATCGGCAAGGTGACGGATCTGCCTCTGCTGCGCCCGCTTGTCATGATGGACAAAGAAGATATTATTTCCATGGCGAAGAGGATCGGCACTTATGATATATCGATTCTTCCTTATGAGGATTGCTGTACTCTATTCGTTCCCAAATCACCGGCAACGAACCCGAACCTGCGGATTGTTGAGCATGTCGAAAAGGAGTTAGCCGATCTTGATCACATGATCGAAGCGGCTGTAGAGAATACGGAGTCGGTCATCGTTAAGCCTCATGTCATCATTCGCAAGAATCAAAAGGACGAGCCAGAAGTTGTCCAAGAGCAGTGGTTCTAA
- a CDS encoding Nif3-like dinuclear metal center hexameric protein gives MLAKGQTVIQYMEQLAPKHVAVEGDKIGLQLGSLSKEITGVLVALDVNEEVVDEAISLGANLIVAHHAIIFRPLPSIQVDTPMGKVYEKLIKNDIAVYIAHTNLDITEGGMNDWMAEALGFEPSSSLEDIHTDNLYKLVVFVPKDHHQRVLDAMLDAGAGAIGNYSHCSFNIEGYGTFKPGAGTDPYIGSQGKLEKVEEIRIETIVPASIRNQVIQAMLRNHPYEEVAYDLYPMDLKGRTLGLGRVGKLAEPITLKEFVERVKVKLDVPAVRVVGDLNRTIKKAAVLGGSGGRYWKHALFQGADVLVTGDVDYHTAQDAFMAGITIVDPGHNAEKIMKVKVAEWLTNKLTENKYDTKVHSSEINTEPFVFM, from the coding sequence ATGCTGGCAAAAGGACAGACCGTAATTCAGTATATGGAGCAGCTTGCACCTAAGCATGTTGCTGTAGAAGGAGACAAGATTGGACTGCAGCTTGGCAGTTTAAGCAAAGAGATTACAGGCGTTCTCGTTGCGCTTGATGTCAATGAGGAGGTTGTCGACGAGGCTATTTCTCTTGGGGCTAATCTCATCGTTGCGCATCATGCGATCATTTTCAGACCGCTCCCTTCGATTCAGGTGGATACGCCTATGGGTAAGGTCTATGAGAAGCTGATTAAGAATGATATTGCTGTCTATATAGCACATACTAATCTGGATATTACAGAAGGCGGTATGAATGATTGGATGGCTGAAGCACTTGGATTCGAGCCCAGTTCCTCGTTAGAAGACATCCATACAGACAACCTGTACAAGCTGGTTGTATTCGTTCCGAAGGATCATCATCAGCGTGTGCTTGATGCTATGCTTGACGCTGGAGCCGGAGCCATCGGGAATTACAGTCACTGTAGCTTCAATATTGAGGGTTATGGTACGTTCAAGCCTGGGGCAGGCACGGACCCATATATCGGTTCGCAGGGCAAGCTGGAGAAGGTTGAGGAGATTCGGATCGAGACGATAGTTCCGGCTAGTATTCGCAATCAGGTGATACAGGCTATGCTGAGAAATCATCCGTATGAAGAGGTAGCCTATGATCTGTATCCGATGGATCTGAAGGGCCGTACCTTAGGTTTAGGGCGTGTAGGTAAGCTCGCAGAACCGATAACCTTGAAGGAGTTTGTAGAACGTGTCAAAGTGAAGCTGGACGTTCCTGCTGTCAGGGTCGTAGGCGATCTGAATCGAACCATTAAGAAAGCTGCTGTGCTTGGCGGTTCTGGGGGCAGGTATTGGAAGCATGCGTTGTTCCAGGGGGCGGATGTGCTCGTGACAGGAGACGTCGATTACCATACGGCTCAGGATGCTTTCATGGCCGGAATCACGATTGTCGATCCGGGACATAATGCAGAGAAGATTATGAAGGTGAAAGTAGCGGAATGGCTGACCAATAAACTGACGGAAAATAAATATGATACGAAGGTTCATTCCTCGGAAATAAACACCGAACCGTTTGTTTTCATGTAA
- the dnaG gene encoding DNA primase has product MSTGRGIPEEVIEAVLRQHDIVDTVGKHVHLTKQGKYMKGLCPFHSEKTPSFTVTPERQIFHCYGCGKGGNAIKFRMEIEGLTFPEAVRVMAEEAHIPFEDGMGGQGGSPRDMELEQLLQAHEWTSKLYHYLLKNTEHGKPALEYLRSRGINDKAIDTFQIGYAPARWDTLVQFLDKRSFDLKVMEKGGLISSKQDGTGFVDRFRDRVIFPLHNRTGKVIAFAGRILGDGQPKYLNSSESRLFSKSRTLYNLHQAKTDIRKTRQFVLFEGYGDVISAWDAGVHNGVATMGTSLTESHANIMRSLADEVIVCYDGDNAGQAAALKSISILEGVGFNTKIALLSDGLDPDEFIQKYGAERFKSQVLDGAVTSVKFKLIYLKKNHILLEEDGKIAYIKDALEIIAPLPSPTEREIYLQDLSADLQVSYDSLKQECNELRQAMQKKAPAGDNKAKRWNNGRHKTGQASMPTLLPAYQVAERRLLFYMLQDEEVAQYVSKHLGDDFNIDDHAAIAAYLYAYYAQGKEPDASRFVSSLEDDRLEKTVVAIAMMDIPREWSFQELDDCIREIRRFPLVEQIKRKKEEMVSSERAGDFIRAAQIASEIIALERQ; this is encoded by the coding sequence ATGAGTACCGGAAGAGGTATTCCGGAGGAAGTCATCGAGGCAGTCTTGCGGCAACATGATATCGTCGACACGGTTGGCAAACACGTTCATCTGACGAAACAGGGTAAGTATATGAAAGGGCTATGTCCATTCCATTCAGAGAAGACGCCCTCTTTTACGGTTACACCCGAACGGCAGATCTTCCATTGTTATGGCTGCGGTAAAGGCGGAAATGCCATCAAATTCAGGATGGAAATCGAAGGATTAACTTTCCCTGAGGCCGTAAGAGTAATGGCAGAAGAGGCCCATATTCCGTTTGAAGACGGAATGGGGGGCCAGGGCGGATCGCCGCGGGATATGGAACTTGAGCAGTTGCTGCAGGCTCATGAATGGACCTCCAAGCTGTATCATTATTTATTGAAGAATACAGAGCATGGCAAACCGGCCTTGGAGTATCTGAGGTCAAGAGGCATTAATGACAAGGCCATTGATACTTTTCAAATCGGTTACGCACCTGCGCGTTGGGATACACTCGTCCAGTTTTTGGATAAACGCTCTTTTGATCTGAAAGTAATGGAGAAGGGCGGATTGATCTCTTCCAAGCAGGATGGGACAGGCTTTGTGGATCGCTTCCGTGACCGGGTCATCTTTCCGCTACATAATCGGACCGGGAAGGTAATTGCTTTTGCCGGGAGAATTCTGGGCGACGGACAGCCGAAGTACTTGAATTCATCGGAGAGTAGATTGTTCAGCAAGAGCCGGACGTTATATAACCTGCATCAGGCCAAGACTGATATTCGCAAAACAAGGCAATTTGTCCTGTTCGAAGGATATGGCGATGTAATCAGCGCCTGGGATGCAGGGGTTCATAACGGCGTTGCCACAATGGGAACGTCGTTGACCGAGAGTCATGCCAACATAATGAGAAGTCTAGCGGATGAGGTGATCGTCTGTTATGACGGCGATAATGCTGGACAAGCCGCGGCTCTGAAGAGTATATCGATTCTGGAAGGAGTCGGCTTCAATACGAAAATAGCCCTGTTAAGCGATGGCCTCGATCCGGATGAGTTCATTCAGAAATACGGAGCTGAGCGCTTCAAATCGCAAGTGTTGGATGGAGCTGTTACATCCGTCAAATTTAAGCTTATATATCTGAAAAAAAACCATATACTGCTAGAGGAAGACGGAAAGATTGCCTATATCAAAGATGCTCTGGAAATTATAGCCCCTTTGCCATCGCCTACGGAACGCGAGATCTACTTGCAGGATTTATCAGCGGATCTGCAGGTGTCATATGACAGTCTGAAGCAGGAATGCAATGAATTGCGCCAGGCTATGCAAAAAAAGGCTCCCGCAGGGGATAATAAGGCCAAAAGGTGGAATAATGGTAGGCATAAAACGGGGCAGGCGTCGATGCCGACGCTGCTGCCTGCTTATCAGGTCGCAGAGCGAAGATTGCTGTTCTATATGCTCCAGGATGAAGAGGTTGCTCAGTATGTGAGCAAGCATCTTGGAGATGATTTTAACATCGATGATCATGCGGCGATTGCTGCTTATCTATACGCCTATTATGCGCAAGGGAAAGAACCGGATGCGAGCCGGTTTGTATCTTCGCTTGAGGATGATCGTCTGGAGAAGACCGTAGTTGCGATCGCTATGATGGACATTCCGAGAGAATGGAGCTTTCAGGAATTGGACGATTGTATCCGGGAGATCCGGCGGTTTCCGTTAGTGGAACAAATAAAGCGCAAAAAAGAAGAAATGGTCTCGTCCGAACGAGCCGGTGACTTTATACGCGCGGCACAAATTGCAAGTGAGATTATTGCCCTAGAGAGACAGTAA